TTTGAGTTCAAGCTTAAAGCTACCAATCAGACTATCTAGTAGCCGTATATACTCGATTAAATCTATTACTTGCTGTGAATATTGGATAACATTCGCACTCATCTCTTCAGAAGATGCAGAATTCTCCTCTGCTATTGCCGCTAAAGAATGTATTTGCTCCATAACCTCTTGCAAATTTCTGGTTTCATTAGATAGTCGAGAGATTAAATGGACTATCACATCTGAAACGCGAATAATATTACCTGTAGAATTCTCATTATCCTTAGTGACCTTCCCTAAGGTCATGTTGCTGTTTTCTAATTGAGTATATTGATTTTGGATTCCTTTCACAAAACCTTCAATTTGTGTAATAAAATACTGCAAATTCTCATTGATATCTCCAACCGCTTGCTTTGTGTCTTCTGCCAAATTTCTTATCTCTTCAGCTACTACAGTAAACCCCTTCCCTGCCTCTCCAGCTCTTGCTGCCTCAATCGAAGCATTTAATGCTAGTAAATTAGTTTGATCGGCAATGGCTTCTACTGTAGCACCTATATCCATGATTTTGTTCACCTGTACAGATAGCTGCTTACCTTGCTCATTAACAGTAGAAAAATTATCTCTTACTGCATTTATCATGCTATTTACGTTTTGAATTTCACTTTGAGAAGCTTTTAAATGATTTACAGATTCTTCTAAATCATCTTTACCTTTTGTTTCCTCTTCTACAATAGCATTTAAGGATTCAATATAATTCATCAATACGGAAACTGCCCCTTCTGTTTCTTCCGCCTGATGAGTTGCACCACTGGCCACATCGTTGACAATTAAAGATATGGATTCTGATAACTTCTTAAGATTATCGGCAATATCGGAAAATTGTTTGATGTAATTATCCATATCGTCCATTCCACCCTTAAGAAACAAAAAGTCTTTTTTTATGTACTCCTTTGAGTCGTTTAGTAAATGAAATACATCCTCGAATTGATCTTCAGAATAATACTTTGATTTATAAGAAAAGTCATAATCCTTTAAAGCAGAAATATCATCTTCTAATTTATGCAAAGGTTTTAGCGTAATACGCGCTGCTATATAAACAACAATTCCCATACATGTACTGAGAATCAAATTTGGAACGATAGAATCCATTTTATGAAATATAAAATGTCCCACAATATTGAGGAGTGTAGGGATGAATGCAATTTTTAACGGCAAACTTTTTATCTTGTGAAGACCTAATAGTTTAGAAAGAGGAGCATTTATAATCGAGTCCGGATTTTTTTCAATGGACAAATGAACCTTCATAAAATGCCTACCATCTTCCATCTTCCCTCTATCTAGTTCTGTAATTTCAATCTTTTCATTAAAATATTCAGAACTCCCTTCAAATAATCCAAGCAGATAATCGAATAATCCTCTTTGGGATATATATTTTATTTCAATTTCCTTTTCATTGATTTCCGTTGCAATTAATCGAGGTGGATTTGCACCTGAAATGATTTTCGTCAATTGATGATGTACATCATCCATCATCATTAAAAATCCTCTTAAGCTATTCCTTTCAAAATATGAGGGAAACCATTTTTGAAACATTTCAATATTTTGATTTCCCACTTTCCTCCATATATTTTTTACAGATTCGTTTGTATCTTTAGAAACCTGCGTAAATACTTGAAAAATCTCTTCATCAGGGATATTTTCAAGGGGATGAATAATACGAGTCTTATCCCAATGAACGGATGCAAGTGCAGAATCTACAACTTCATCAGAAAAAATTTTGCGCAAGCTGTTTAACCAAGTAGTGACAATAGTTCCCTTCATATGCTCTCTGTCCTTTCAAAAAAGTTAATTGTACTTTATCATATCGTCCACTTTTTCAAACTTTTAAGACCTACCGTTTCTATATTCCTATTTGCTAATTAATAAAAGGCTCCTTGCACATAACACCATGCCGATTATTTGGCGTAAACACGCAGTTTCCTTATAGCTTAATATATTATTAATAATACCCTTGACGGGAGGTCAAAGACCTCCCCTACAACCTCAATCCAATCAGTAGAGGTGCGCCCGTTTACACGACACATTTTTCTACAATTATGTTATTATACTAAATGTATTTACTGCCTTCTCTTATGCTTAACTTAGAGAGCTCATTATGCTCGATAAAAGCTCTAACCCATTCCTTATTTGTTTTAGAATACTCTCTCAAAGCCCATCCTATAGCTTTATTTATAAAAAATTCCTCTGTTTGTGAATTACATATAATTGCTGTTCCCAAAAACTCAGTATCTGTTTTCTCTTTATACTTTAATTGAAAAATAATAGATATTCTATTCAACCATATATTATTGGATTTCATCCATTTTAATATATGGCCTTCCTTTACTTCTGGATATTTCATGGCAATATGCCCTACGATTTTATTTATGGCATCTACACTATCCCACCAGGACTTTATAATTAGGAGTTGCGTGATCCTTTGCATATCATCTGGTGTGAATAGGTCAATTACCTTCTCCATATAATCTATTGCCAAATATTGAAATTCTCTTTCTGGCATTTTAAAGCATTGATGAATAAATTTCCAATCAACTTCTGTATCCTTTTTTCTCTCACTAAGAAATGCTTTAGATATGGCTGCTCTCTCTGGTTTCTTTAAGCCTAGGAATGAAAAAAGATTTTTCATATATTTAGCCATAGACACAGCTTGTACTTCATTTTTATTGTTGTAAAATTCTTCAAATATGTTCATATGTATTCATCCTTTATTTAACAACTAAGGGGCTAATCATTCCAAATCTTTCGCAAGTTTTTGATTACTCATTGGACTAGTTGCCGCAAAGCATTCACAGATTATTTCTCCATCAGAAGATATAATATCCAAACCTTTTAAGTTCCAAAATTTACTACGAACTCTTTCTCTGGATATTTTTTCATAAATACTCCTACCCCTTTTGATGTATCTATATGTGAATACATTTGATTCAACTGCCCAATGATATTTAGTTCATATCCAAATAGAAGTTCATATCCAGTTTTGTGAACTTTGATTGAAATAAAACATCCAAACTGTCCCCTAGGCTTTCTTTGATATAAGACACTCTGTTATTGAGCGCTTACTCATAGATTACAATAGTTATATTTACTTTTTATAAAACTTATTTCGAATAAAAGTAACAATAATTGAAATCAATATCCCTATAAACATATACTTCAATAAATTTGTTCTTTTTTCAGGTGTTAATAGTATGGATATAATTGTAGTAAACATAAATAAAATTACTACTTGTTTTATAAAATGACTTTTTCTTGTATTCATTATTAATTTTCATCTCCTAAACTCACAGTAATTTAATTTACATTTTATGCTATAGGCATTTGGGAACGGTGACCTTTCACTCCAAATTTTAGGAGAGAGAAATCATCAACTTCATACTGCCTGTTATCCCCATATTCCTTTGCATTGGTGTTACCTCAATCAATAATTAATTTTACCCTATCTACAATACCACCTTCAAGCATAACTGTAATCATCCATTCTTTCATCTTCTTCCTTATATTAGTTTCTCTAAAAAAATTAGTACGTGAATGATGTTTACATGAAATTTTTATGTGGTATAATACAAATAAGAGAAGAGGTAATCGAACCGCTTGGTGCGGTTACCACAGAAATTATTACTTAATCACCCTGCGGCTAGGCAGGGTGATTATTTTTTATGTTTGCTATCCCTATCTAAATAGGAGATAAGTGATATTAGTAATACTCCAAAGCTCATCATTAAAGATAAAGCTTGATATGTACTCATATCACACCACCTCCCTTCTTTCATATGTAAGAGAAGTGGCAATCACACCTGCTTTTCGATTACCTGGGTTTATATTACCATAATATTACAACATGCTTCAATAATATATGCAAAAATGTCGAGGGCGTATATTAACGCACTTACCTTCATAGATTGTGTCATGTGTTTTTTCTCCATCAAAAGAAAGGACAGCTGTGTATTTTGTTGTTTTTATTACACTAATAGTAAAAGGTAAGTTTTTTAATATTTTATTTTTAATCAGCGAAATCTATCATATAATGATAATGACTGAGCTCTGTGAACTGATATATTTAAAGAACAAGATTATGAAATATAATAAAAACAATATGCTTAAATGTAGAAAAATCAACATATGAAATGGGGTTATTACTATGATGAAATTTACAAAGCAGTTATTGAGCGGCTTTATAATAAGTATAATATGGCTTATTGGTTTTAGTTGTATCGCAATTTTAATGAACGGACAGAAACTTATTCAATTTGATCAAGTATTGATCTCATCTATACAAGGTTTGGAATCACCGGCTTTAACATCACTAATGAAATTTTTTACTTTCATCGGGTCATTTCCGTCTGTATTTGTTATTTGTCTATTTACAGCCTTATTTCTTAATTTTGTCTTAAAGCACCGAATAGAGCTTATCTTATTTGTTTATGTTGTTATAGGCACACCCATTATTAATCAAATCCTAAAATACTTTTTCCATCGTGCTCGCCCAGATTTCTATCGATTGATTGAGATTCGTGGATACAGCTTTCCTAGTGGACATGCAATGAATGCATTTGCAGTATACGGAATCATTACTTTCTTGTTATGGCATCGTATACCTTCCCATTTAGGACGTATGATTCTCATTTTGATAAGTAGTGGACTTATTATTATAATCGGTGCAAGTCGGATTTATCTAGGTGTTCACTATCCAAGTGATATTATTGGCGGATATTTTGCTAGTGGTTTTTGGCTTTCGTGTGCTATTTGGTTTTTTCAAAGATACAAAGAAAAGCAATCCCAAAGAAAGCGTTTATCGGATTGAACGATATAGAAATGTTCATTCTATTATGAAGCTTATACTATGACCTTTGTCTGATTTCCTCATGGAATCAATACATAAAGCTGATATCATAATTCACAATGGTAAACAAAAGCCCAATCCGAAAATGGAAAGGGCTTATTTTATGTATCTAAATATTTTAACATTTGTATATAATATTTCGTATTTGACTTGTCCAGTTCATCGCCATCTAACTCACGTTTTCCAAAATTAACAAAACCATTCTGACGGTAGAAGTCAATTAACCTTTCATTATCCTCGCATTCCAGATACACGACTTTTCCACCAATTTCGTTTTGGATCCCTCTTACCTTATCACAAGCCATTTTAAGAAGTTCATCACCAGTAATTAAACGGTTATATGTATTTGTATAGTTTTTTCCTAGTTGGGCTATTAAAGGAGCAGTAATTTGATATCTCTTCAATTCATTATCATATCTGGCGAATTTTGAAATTCTTCTTCTCAGGCGATTACTTAATGAGGATTTTTTAAGAAAAAAGAATTTCGTTGCCAGAGTAAAATACCCTATCAGAACCAACTCGTCTTTATATGATGTGAATATTAAATGTGTTTTTGACAACCCTTGTTTAGAAAACTCTATCGCCTTGTGTCTTAAAAACCATTCAACATCCTTGTTATAAGGGCATGAATATGTAGAGAGGATGAGTTTTACATCATCCTCTCCTAGTTCTATAACTAAATCATTTAGATTTACATGTTTATACCCTGTCATTATCATCTGTTACCTTAAATATTTCCTTGATTTGATCTTTTGATATTTCGGAGTATGATTTCTTATACGTAACTTCTTTACTTTTTTTGTTCTTAGCGTTCTCTAACGCTAGTACTAATCTACGACCAGAATTTTTTTCTTTAATATTAATGTTTTTCAAGATACTCTTTGTTGCCATTTTATCGCCTCCGATAACTCTAACACATTTAAGTAGCATTGAGTAAAAATCGCTAACATGCCGTATTTTTATTATTGACAAATTTATTAAAAATAATAAACAAACTCAAATTATATGTTTTCATACTATACTTTACTGTATTATTCTTCTTAAATTTATTATATTCAAGGTGAATCTTTTTTGCAACAGTTCTATAGCAAAAAATCAAATAATACAAAAACAATAAAATGGATCTATCTAATTATCCTTTCGATATTTGACATTATTATTTTGTCCCTAAAAAACAAAAGCCCAATCCGAAAATGGAAAAGGCTTATTTATGCGAATTAAAAAACAATAAGGTTAAATTAAGGATAAAAGGCTAATTTAAAAATCATATAAAGCCTTGAAAGTACTGATAATGGTCTGAGTGAGAGGATTCGAACCTCCGGCCTCGTGAACCCCATTCACGCGCGCTACCAAGCTGCGCTACACCCAGACAATATATTTATTATAATCATTACAAGGTAAAATTTCAAGTAGAAGTTGCATTTGAAATTTTGAATTAAAAATTAAAGAAAGATTAATTTAGTACATGGTATTTGTCTTAGTAGTCAGATTGTAGGGATCCTTCGCTAACGCTTAGGATGACTAGGGTAGTAGCTAGGACTGACTTGTAAGACGTAGGGACAATTTTTGTTCGTCCTTTTATAGTCCCAATCTGTCGCTTAATATCACAACGGCGAGGCACCGTTTCCTACTGCTAAGATACAGCTAGATGCTAAAACAGAGGCGAACAAAGTTCGCCTCACTAGGCCACCACCGGTGGTCAAAAGGTTTTGCTTACCACCTTAAATAATAATAAACACAATTCCTCTACCATTCTCATTTAATACTCTAGATAATGTTCTCTTGATCTTCTCTTGATGGTCTTCAGACATTCTGCCTACTTTGCCATTTAAATTGTTCATGACCAGTTCGTTCAGATTCTTTCCGAAAATTTCCATTTCCCACATTTTAGCTGGGTCATCTTCAAAAAGTTCTTTCATTTCGTTCATAATCCGCTCACATTCCGCTTGTGAGCCCACAAACGGGGTAACTTCAGTATCTACTTGAGCATTGATTACGTGAATAGATGGTGCACTTGCTTTTAGTTTTAGGCTATAACGATTCCCTTTGCCGGTTACCTCTGGATTTTCTAGTTGGAGTTCTTCTGCGTCAGGCAGTACAATGCCATAGCCTCTGCTCTTTGCACTATCAAGAGCGCTTCTAATTCTGCTATACTCAACACTCACTTCAGACAATTTTCGTATGTAGTTGAGCAAGTCTAGTTTATTATTTAATTCCTGACCTGCATTTTCATTTAAAGTATTGTAGAAGATCTTTTCCTCTACGCATATATCAAATGAAACTTCCCCTTTTCCAAGATCTAAAATGCCAGTGCGTATTCCAATGGATTCAGTCCCTGTTGTGGAATTACTTAAAATATCTCTTATTTTAACAGAACCCTTTACCTTATTTTCAATGATATCCATCATGCTTTTCTTAATAGCATTTTCTTCATCAATGGCCTTAAACCATATAGGCACATTAAATTTAATTTCTTTAATTGGAAATTCATACAATACTTCTTTTAATATAGTGTTGATATCGCTTATTTCAATATTAGCAATATCTACAGGGATAACGCTAGTATTATACTTTTCAGCTAATCTGTCTTTTAACGCAGCAACGTCTTCGCTATCTGGGAATTTAGTATTTAGCACGATGACAAAAGGTTTGTTAATGGCCTGTAGTTCTTTAACAACTCTTTCTTCTGCTTCAACATACTTTTCTCTTGGTATGTCTAATATGCTACCATCAGTAGTTATGAGCATGCCAATTGTAGAATGATCCTTAATAACCTTTTGAGTTCCTGTCTCTGCAGCCTTTTCAAAAGTCATTGGTGTTTCACTCCAAGGAGTCATAATCATTCTAGGGGTGCCATCTTCAACAGATCCAATTGCGTCATCAATAAGATATCCAACGCAATCAATTAATCTTACTTTCATATTCACATTAGTACTCTCGTCAAACTGAATATTTACAGCCTCGTTTGGAACAAATTTTGGCTCTGTAGTCATAATAGTCTTGCCTGATCCACTTTGAGGTAATTCGTCTTTTGCCCTTAAGGCTTGAAATTCTTCCTGTATGTTTGGAATAACCAACTTATCCATGAATTTCTTGATAAAAGTTGATTTTCCAGTCCTTACAGGACCAACTACACCAAGATAAATATCGCCGTTTGTTCTATTGGCTATATCTTCATATACATTAAAGTTCATTACACTTCCTCCTCGATTCATTGTCCATTAATAATATTTATTCAGAGGAAGCACATATATGCTATTTTTTTAAAAAGATATTTTTCTTGGAGCCTTAGTCTCTAATCCTTAGTCATTTGCCCTAGCATTAGGGTATTCCTTTAGGGTCAAGATCTTTCGCTTGCGCTCAAGATGACATTGGGCAGGAGATATGCCAAGAGTAACACTTTCTTACAATCTAAAAAAGAACACATTTAAATGTATTCCTTTTTTAGATTAATATCATATAAAACGAAAATCCTGTAGAAAATAAAATCACCTACGATGTTTTAAAGTTTTACATAGAACGTACAACTTAGAACTCAGAAGATCATTTAATCTTCTGTTATTTCCATCCGTGATAATAAAGGCTATTTATTTCCTCAATTTCGTTTTTCTTCTTTCGGGTCATCATGTCTCTAACCACTTCTTTTACATCTGCATTTTCGTACAATACTTTATATATAGCAGTAGTAATAGGCATGTCACAATGGTATAAATTTGATATCTGGTAAGCGATTTTTGTTGCGTTAATTCCCTCTACGACCATACCAATTTCTTTTAAGACATCTTGAAGGGGCATTCCTTCACCTAATAGTATTCCTGCCCTTCGGTTACGGCTATGCATACTTGTACAAGTTACGATTAAATCTCCTATGCCTGTTAAACCTGCAAAGCTTTCGCTTTTTGCTCCAAGGACTTTACCTAGCCTGCTGATTTCTACAATACCTCTGGTCATAAGAGCAGCTTTGCTATTATCTCCATAACCAAGTCCATCAGACATACCTGCTCCTAAGGCGATAATGTTCTTTAAAGCTCCACCTAATTCTACACCTACAATATCTGGATTCGTGTACACTCTAAACGTGTCTGTAGAAAAAACTTCTTGCAGATACTCAGATTTCTCTCGACTTTCTCCTGACACAACTACTGTTGTAGGAATCCCTTTAGCAACTTCTTCTGCATGACTAGGTCCTGATAATACGTAGACTTCATTATAAGGTAAAACTTCATTGATTACTTGAGATAGTCTCAGATAGGTATCAGCCTCTAATCCCTTAGCTAGATTTACGATAATTTGATCACTATTGACATATGGTTCTAAACTCTCACAAACATTTCGTACAGCCTGAGATGAAACTGCGAGAACGATAACCTCCGCATCTATAAGGGCTTCTTCTAAATTTACAGTAGGATAAATATTCTCATCTATTGTAATTCCAGGCAAGTACTTTGTATTTTCTCTTTTTTCTTTTATATTGTTAATAATTTCTTCACGTCTATGCCAAAGAGATACTTCATATCCCTTTTTGCCTAATGAAGAAGCAATAGCTGTTCCCCAACTTCCTGCTCCTATTACTGCGATTTTCAACAAATCACTTCCCATCTTTATCTGTTTTTTCTCGAACTAGAAAAATAATCGGCGTACCAATAAAGCCAAAAGAATTTCTAACTTGGTTCTCTAAGTATCGAATATAGGAGAAATGTATTAGTTCCTTATTATTCACAAATAATATAAAAGTTGGCGGCTTCACGCTAGCTTGTGTAGCATAATAAATCTTAAGCCTTCTCCCTTTATCTGCTGGTGGCTGATTTAAAAGTATTGCTTCACTAATAACATCATTAAGCATACCGGTTGTAATTCTTTTTGCATGCTCGCTTGCAACCTGTAAGACAGTCTCCATTATTTTATTGACTCTCTGACCTTCTAAAGCAGATATATAAAGAATAGGAGCATAACTCATAAAGGATAGCGTTTCTCTTATATCTTTTTCAAAGCTTTTTGTAGTATGATTGTCCTTTTCGATCTTGTCCCATTTATTTACTACAATAATCGAGGCTTTCCCCCTGTTATGTGCAATTCCAGCTATTTTAGCATCTTGTTCTGTAATGCCATATTCTGCATCGATTAGAATCAAGCAGACATCTGCCCTTTCTACAGCTGTAACAGCTCGAAGAATACTGTATCTTTCAATTTCATCATAGATTTTATTTTTTCTTCTAAGACCAGCTGTATCGATGAGCACGTATTCTTCTCCGTAGTATTTAAAAGAAGAATCGATGGCATCTCTTGTAGTTCCAGGAACATTGCTTACAATTACTCGGTCTTCGCCAAGTAATCTGTTTACAAGAGTAGATTTCCCTGCATTGGGCTTGCCTAGAACGGCAATTTTTAATCTTTCATCTTCTTCAAAATCTACTTCGCTTCGTTCAAAAGATTCTACGACTTTGTCTAATAAATCTCCTATCCCTAAACCTTGCTCTGCTGAAATAGAGATGGGATCTCCTAATCCCAGGTTATAAAATTCAAAAGAATTTCGATCTAATTCTTTTGTCTCTATTTTGTTTACTACTAATATAATGGGCGTGCTTGTCTTGCGAATCATATTGGCTACTTCTAAGTCGGCAGCCGTCATCCCTTCTCGCCCATCTACTAACAATAATATGACATCTGCCATGTCGATTGCTATCTGAGCTTGTCGTCTCATCTGAGACAAAATAATATCCTTAGAAAAAGGCTCGATACCCCCTGTGTCAATCATTGTAAATTTGTGCCCTAGCCACTCGCAATCAGCAAAGATACGATCTCTTGTAACACCTGGTGTATCTTCGACAATTGAAATTCTAGAACCTGCGACTTTATTAAAAAGAGTAGACTTCCCTACATTAGGTCTACCTACAACTGCAACTATTGGTTTTTGCATTATTTTTCTCCTCAGTATAATAACTTTTCTATAAATTCTATTCCATCTATTTCAACAGGAATACATGGGACACCTAATTTCTCAGTGAGCTCATCTACTGTTACATCATCTAAGAATTTATCCCCTTCAAAGCGAAGCATATTTGCTGGAAATAGAACCTGACTTCCTAATTGGTGTTTTTCTAGTTCAGCAATAATATCTTTTCCAGTAACTAATCCTGATACAGTGATATCAGAACCAAAGAAGATATTTGGAATTTCTACAACTTGAATATTCAGATCTTGGTACTTACCCATAATCTTTTGAACAATACGATCCATTATGGGATATGCTAAACCCCCTGTAATTACCGTAATATCTTTTTCTTTCACTTTTCCTTTTGTATCTTCTAAAGCGGTATAACACTGATTCGTAAATAGAGAGACCATGCCTACTCCATTTTCCAATTGAGCAAAAGAATCATAATAATCCACAGGAGGAATATTTATATTTCCTTTTAAGAAAAACTCGTCACTGGCATAAACTACATTTTTTCCAATTTTTTCTTGCATTTGAGTTTGATAATGATCAATTTGTCTGATTACACCTTTACACTCTTCTCTTGTAAAGGTTCGTATAGGATTTAATTGGTCTCTATACTTTGTAAGCCCTACAGGAACAATTGAAATCGAATTGATATAAGGCACCATCTGCGTTAAATCCTTAAGTGTCTTGTCTAATTCTTGACCGTCATTGTACTCTGGAACAAGGACAATCTGTATATTCATATGAATTTTATTATCGTAAAATTTTATTAATGCTTCATTAATATTGTACGCTTTTTTATTGTGGAGCATTTTGACTCGAAGTTCAGGATTGGTCGTATGAACGGAAATATTGATAGGTTCAAGGCGGTATTCAATTAATCGTTCGATGTCCTCTTGGGATAGATTTGTTAAAGTCACGTAATTGCCATAAAGAAAAGACAATCTAGTATCATCGTCTTTAAAGTATAGAGT
Above is a genomic segment from Alkalibaculum bacchi containing:
- a CDS encoding heme NO-binding domain-containing protein, whose product is MKGTIVTTWLNSLRKIFSDEVVDSALASVHWDKTRIIHPLENIPDEEIFQVFTQVSKDTNESVKNIWRKVGNQNIEMFQKWFPSYFERNSLRGFLMMMDDVHHQLTKIISGANPPRLIATEINEKEIEIKYISQRGLFDYLLGLFEGSSEYFNEKIEITELDRGKMEDGRHFMKVHLSIEKNPDSIINAPLSKLLGLHKIKSLPLKIAFIPTLLNIVGHFIFHKMDSIVPNLILSTCMGIVVYIAARITLKPLHKLEDDISALKDYDFSYKSKYYSEDQFEDVFHLLNDSKEYIKKDFLFLKGGMDDMDNYIKQFSDIADNLKKLSESISLIVNDVASGATHQAEETEGAVSVLMNYIESLNAIVEEETKGKDDLEESVNHLKASQSEIQNVNSMINAVRDNFSTVNEQGKQLSVQVNKIMDIGATVEAIADQTNLLALNASIEAARAGEAGKGFTVVAEEIRNLAEDTKQAVGDINENLQYFITQIEGFVKGIQNQYTQLENSNMTLGKVTKDNENSTGNIIRVSDVIVHLISRLSNETRNLQEVMEQIHSLAAIAEENSASSEEMSANVIQYSQQVIDLIEYIRLLDSLIGSFKLELKKYKI
- a CDS encoding DNA alkylation repair protein, with translation MNIFEEFYNNKNEVQAVSMAKYMKNLFSFLGLKKPERAAISKAFLSERKKDTEVDWKFIHQCFKMPEREFQYLAIDYMEKVIDLFTPDDMQRITQLLIIKSWWDSVDAINKIVGHIAMKYPEVKEGHILKWMKSNNIWLNRISIIFQLKYKEKTDTEFLGTAIICNSQTEEFFINKAIGWALREYSKTNKEWVRAFIEHNELSKLSIREGSKYI
- a CDS encoding putative holin-like toxin; this translates as MSTYQALSLMMSFGVLLISLISYLDRDSKHKK
- a CDS encoding phosphatase PAP2 family protein, translated to MMKFTKQLLSGFIISIIWLIGFSCIAILMNGQKLIQFDQVLISSIQGLESPALTSLMKFFTFIGSFPSVFVICLFTALFLNFVLKHRIELILFVYVVIGTPIINQILKYFFHRARPDFYRLIEIRGYSFPSGHAMNAFAVYGIITFLLWHRIPSHLGRMILILISSGLIIIIGASRIYLGVHYPSDIIGGYFASGFWLSCAIWFFQRYKEKQSQRKRLSD
- a CDS encoding N-acetyltransferase; this encodes MTGYKHVNLNDLVIELGEDDVKLILSTYSCPYNKDVEWFLRHKAIEFSKQGLSKTHLIFTSYKDELVLIGYFTLATKFFFLKKSSLSNRLRRRISKFARYDNELKRYQITAPLIAQLGKNYTNTYNRLITGDELLKMACDKVRGIQNEIGGKVVYLECEDNERLIDFYRQNGFVNFGKRELDGDELDKSNTKYYIQMLKYLDT
- the spoIVA gene encoding stage IV sporulation protein A, producing MNFNVYEDIANRTNGDIYLGVVGPVRTGKSTFIKKFMDKLVIPNIQEEFQALRAKDELPQSGSGKTIMTTEPKFVPNEAVNIQFDESTNVNMKVRLIDCVGYLIDDAIGSVEDGTPRMIMTPWSETPMTFEKAAETGTQKVIKDHSTIGMLITTDGSILDIPREKYVEAEERVVKELQAINKPFVIVLNTKFPDSEDVAALKDRLAEKYNTSVIPVDIANIEISDINTILKEVLYEFPIKEIKFNVPIWFKAIDEENAIKKSMMDIIENKVKGSVKIRDILSNSTTGTESIGIRTGILDLGKGEVSFDICVEEKIFYNTLNENAGQELNNKLDLLNYIRKLSEVSVEYSRIRSALDSAKSRGYGIVLPDAEELQLENPEVTGKGNRYSLKLKASAPSIHVINAQVDTEVTPFVGSQAECERIMNEMKELFEDDPAKMWEMEIFGKNLNELVMNNLNGKVGRMSEDHQEKIKRTLSRVLNENGRGIVFIII
- a CDS encoding NAD(P)H-dependent glycerol-3-phosphate dehydrogenase is translated as MLKIAVIGAGSWGTAIASSLGKKGYEVSLWHRREEIINNIKEKRENTKYLPGITIDENIYPTVNLEEALIDAEVIVLAVSSQAVRNVCESLEPYVNSDQIIVNLAKGLEADTYLRLSQVINEVLPYNEVYVLSGPSHAEEVAKGIPTTVVVSGESREKSEYLQEVFSTDTFRVYTNPDIVGVELGGALKNIIALGAGMSDGLGYGDNSKAALMTRGIVEISRLGKVLGAKSESFAGLTGIGDLIVTCTSMHSRNRRAGILLGEGMPLQDVLKEIGMVVEGINATKIAYQISNLYHCDMPITTAIYKVLYENADVKEVVRDMMTRKKKNEIEEINSLYYHGWK
- the der gene encoding ribosome biogenesis GTPase Der gives rise to the protein MQKPIVAVVGRPNVGKSTLFNKVAGSRISIVEDTPGVTRDRIFADCEWLGHKFTMIDTGGIEPFSKDIILSQMRRQAQIAIDMADVILLLVDGREGMTAADLEVANMIRKTSTPIILVVNKIETKELDRNSFEFYNLGLGDPISISAEQGLGIGDLLDKVVESFERSEVDFEEDERLKIAVLGKPNAGKSTLVNRLLGEDRVIVSNVPGTTRDAIDSSFKYYGEEYVLIDTAGLRRKNKIYDEIERYSILRAVTAVERADVCLILIDAEYGITEQDAKIAGIAHNRGKASIIVVNKWDKIEKDNHTTKSFEKDIRETLSFMSYAPILYISALEGQRVNKIMETVLQVASEHAKRITTGMLNDVISEAILLNQPPADKGRRLKIYYATQASVKPPTFILFVNNKELIHFSYIRYLENQVRNSFGFIGTPIIFLVREKTDKDGK
- a CDS encoding DUF512 domain-containing protein; the encoded protein is MEEDILIVKIDEESIAEELDIEAGDKLLTINGKKPWDILEYRYLINDEFLLVEIQKANGEIWQLEIEKDYEEPLGITFQEEMIDKPKSCHNNCVFCFINQLPKGMRDTLYFKDDDTRLSFLYGNYVTLTNLSQEDIERLIEYRLEPINISVHTTNPELRVKMLHNKKAYNINEALIKFYDNKIHMNIQIVLVPEYNDGQELDKTLKDLTQMVPYINSISIVPVGLTKYRDQLNPIRTFTREECKGVIRQIDHYQTQMQEKIGKNVVYASDEFFLKGNINIPPVDYYDSFAQLENGVGMVSLFTNQCYTALEDTKGKVKEKDITVITGGLAYPIMDRIVQKIMGKYQDLNIQVVEIPNIFFGSDITVSGLVTGKDIIAELEKHQLGSQVLFPANMLRFEGDKFLDDVTVDELTEKLGVPCIPVEIDGIEFIEKLLY